The sequence below is a genomic window from Rhodococcus sp. 4CII.
CAAGACCTTCGGATCCACCCGCGCCGTCGACGGCCTGGATCTGGCCGTCCCGCTCGGCGGCGTCTACGGCGTCCTCGGACCGAACGGGGCGGGCAAGACCACCGCGATCCGCATGCTGGCCACGCTGCTGCCGCTGGACGGCGGAACGGCCACCGTGCTCGGGCACGACGTCGCGAGCGAACCGGACGCCGTCCGCGGCAAGGTCGCCCTCACCGGACAGTTCGCGTCGCTCGACGAGGATCTGACGGGCACCGAGAATCTGCTGTTGCTCGGCCGGCTGTACGGGTACTCCCGGGCCGCGGCCCGCACCCGCTCCGAACAGCTGCTGGCCGCCTTCGGACTGGAGGAGGCGGGTAACCGGCAGGTGAAGAATTACTCCGGCGGTATGCGCCGGAGGCTCGACATCGCGGCGAGCATCATCGTCACTCCCGAGATGATCTTCCTCGACGAACCCACCACCGGACTCGACCCGCGCAGCCGCAACCAGGTGTGGGAGATCATCCGGGCCCTGGTGGCCGGCGGGACGACGGTTCTGCTGACCACGCAGTACCTCGACGAAGCCGACCAGCTCGCCGACCGGGTGGCCGTCATCGATCACGGCAAGGTCATCGCCGAGGGCACCACGGGCGAACTCAAGGCGTCCGTCGGCTCGGGCGCGCTGCACGTGCGCGTCACCGATGTCGCCACCCGACCCGCGGCGGCGGCGCTGCTGCGGCAGGTGCTCGAGGTGCCGATCATGGAAGAATCCGACCCGGCCGCTCTCACCGCGCGCATCGACGACGCGACCCGGGTCTCGCGGGCGCTGCCCGCACTCGACGACGCCGGAATCGCCGTCAGCACGTTCGCACTGGGGCAACCGAGCCTCGACGAAGTCTTCCTCTCCCTCACCGGCCGACCCACCGAGGAGAATGCGTCATGACCTCCACCACCGACCGGACCGGCGACACCGCCACCGCTGTCGCCGACGTCCTGCAGATGCCCGGCCCGCGGCCGGCGCGACCCACCGCCTGGTCCACGTCGCTGTCGTTCGGGTGGCGGGCTCTGCTCAAGATCAAGCACGTCCCCGAGCAACTGTTCGACGTGACGATGTTCCCGATCATGTTCACGTTGATGTTCACGTACCTCTTCGGCGGCGCACTCGCCGGATCGACGAGCGCGTACGTCCAGTTCCTGCTGCCGGGCATCCTCGTGCAGACGGTCGTCATGATCACCATGTACACCGGCCTGACGCTCAACAAGGACATCGAGAAGGGCGTCTTCGACCGGTTCCGGTCGCTCCCGATCTGGCGGCCGTCACCCCTCGTCGGCGCACTGCTCGGTGACGTCGTCCGCTACACCATCGCCTCGATCATCGTCCTGATCCTCGGGCTGGTGCTGGGTTTCCGCCCGGACGGCGGTCTCGTCGGCGTGGTCGCGTCGACCGGACTGTTGCTGTTGTTCTCGTTCAGCCTGTCGTGGATCTGGACGATGTTCGCGATGCTCATGCGCACCGAACAGGCCGTCATGGGCGTGTCGATGTTCATCCTGTTCCCGCTGACGTTTGCCAGCAACATCTTCGTCGATCCCGCGACCATGCCGGGCTGGCTCCAGGCATTCGTCGGCGTCAACCCGATCAGCACGCTGGTGACGTCCATCCGCGGGCTCATGGCCGGGTCGGTCGAGATGGCCGACCTCGCCGTCGTCTTCGGTTGGTGCGCCGGGTTCGTGGTGATCTTCGGACCGTTGACGATGCGGCTGTACAACCGTAAGTCGTGACGGTGGCCACCCTCGAACCCGCCGAGCGCTCGGTGACGGTCCGTGGATCCGGAATCGTGTCCGCGGTTCCGGATCTCGTCCGTGCCACCGTCACCGTGACGGCGACACGTCCCGCGGTCGCTGCCGCCTTCGAGGCGGTGTCCCGGTCCACCACGGCCGTCACCGATGTTCTACAGGGCCACGGTGTCTCGGGCCCCGACCTCGCGACCACCGGATTGTCCGTGCACTCGGAAACCACCTGGACCGAGGGCCGGGGCAGCGAGGTGACGGGCTACACCGCGGCCACGACGCTGCAGATCACCGTCCGCGCCGACGGCGCGTCCGCCGCGTCACCGGCACAGGTGGTGGCGGACTGCGTGGGCGCGGGCGGCGACGACATCCGCCTCGGCGGACTCGAATTCGATTTCGCCGACCCCGCCGCCCTGACGGCCACCGCCCGGGAGCGGGCCTGGGCCGACGCGCTCGCGAAGGCTGAGCAGTACGCCTCGCTGTCGCATCGCGCGCTGGGCGAGGTGCTGGAGATCTCGGAAGTCGACACCGGCGACGTGTCGCCGCGGCCGGTCGTGAAGGCGTTCGCGGCGGCCGACTCCCCGATCCCCGTCGAACGGGGTGAGAAACCGACACGGGTCGATGTCCGGGTGCGGTGGCGCCTGACTTAGACCCGCGGACCGCGCTGCTGCACCGACGCGGCGAACGTATCGCTGAGCTGGGTCAGCGCCGTCACAGCGGCCAGGGCCTGTTCCTGGGACCAGCCTTCGAGCATGCCGCGCAGCCGTTCCGCCCGCCGTTCGGTGGTCTCGCGCAGAATGTCCATTCCGTTCGGCGACACCCGGATTCGGGAGGCACGCTTGTCGTCGGGGTCCGCTGTCCGGGACACGTAACCCGCCTCGACCAACTCCGAGATCTGCCGGCTGAGCGACGACTGACTGACGCACAGATCGGTGGCCAGTTCGTTCTGCCGGCATTCCCCCCGCGCGGCGAGCACGAAGAGCACGCTCGTCAACGCCGGCGCGAGCGGTGTCTCACCCCCGGCGGCGACGACCGCCCGCAACGATCGCCCGAGTGCGAAGACCGCATCGACGAGCGCTTGCGCAGTATCTGCCTGTACCGACATCCAGTCCCCGTCCCACCACTACTTCTGTGCGGCTCGACTATACGTAAAGTTGCGTTCGGTAAACAACGATGCGACCCGGCGTTCAGCGGGTCAGCAACGCGATGCACTCCACGTGGTGGGTGAGCGGGAACGCATCGAACGCGCGGAGCCCGTCGAGCCGGAATCCGTGCCCGAGGTAGAGACCGATGTCGCGGGCGAACGACGCCGGATCGCATCCTACGTGCACGACGCGTTCGGCGCCCGCGGCCGCCACAGCATCGATCACGTCCCGCCCCGCACCCGCACGCGGCGGATCGAGCACCACCACGCGCGGCGGAGCGGTCAGCCCGGCGATCGCGCGCTCCACCCGGTCGGCGTGGAAACGCACCTGCGGAACGTCGGACAGCGCGGCCTTCCCGTCCGAGACGGCCTGGCGCGAGGACTCGACGGACTCCACCTGCCCCGACGGTCCGGCATGTCCCGCGAGGGCCGCGGCGAACACTCCCACCCCGCCGTACAGATCCCAGGCGGTCTCCCCGGCGGACATCCCGGCCCAGTCGGCGACCACGGCCGAATACGTGTCCGCGGCGCCGCGGTGCGCCTGCCAGAACCCGGTGGCGGCAAGCACCCATTCGCGGTCGCCCACCCGTTCCACCGGACGACCCGAACCGACGACCACCCGCTCGGCGCGCGGGGCACCACCGGCCGCGCGACGTGCCATGGCGCCGCGCCGCCCGGGACTGGTCCGGCCGGTCCGCGACACCTTCGGCGGAGCGATCTCGACGACGTGCCGCTCCCCCGTGCCGTCGAGAACGATCTGTACCTCGCTGCCCGGCCGCCACTCACCTTCACCCACACCGTCATAGGCGGCGGCGTCGATCTGCGGGCACGCGAGGTCGGTGACGATGCCCGAACTGCGGTGCCGGTGGTAGCCGGGGCGTCCGTCCTGATCGACGGCGAGCCGTACCCGCGTGCGCCAGCCGGTGCCGTTCCCGGTGCCGGGCAGCTCCTCGACCTCCACGTCCCGCTGCACCCGCGCGAGCCGCACCAGTTGTTCCGACACCACCTGAGACTTCATGTCCCGCTGCACGTGCAGGCTCGCGTGCGAGAAGTCGCAACAGCCCGCGCCACCGGGGCCCGATACCGGGCACACCGGCGTAACCCGCTCCGGGGACGCGTCGAGGATGTCGATCGCGTCGGCCCGGCAGTAGGACCCGCCGCGGTCTTCGGTGACGAGCGCCGTTACCCGCTCACCCGGCAGTCCGTGCCGGACGAAGACCACCCGGCCCTCGTGCCGGGCGACGACGAAACCGCCGTGCCCGGGATTTCCCAGCCGCAGTTCGAGGCGGCGGTCCAACCAGTTCTCACTCAACGCGTCTCGCCCGTCACTTCTCGTCGGGTTCGTAGCCACGGCGCGAGGCCCCGGCCGTGTATTCGATGTTCAGGGTCTTCGCCTTCTCGGACGAGTTCAGCTGCCACGGA
It includes:
- a CDS encoding ATP-binding cassette domain-containing protein, producing MLTATTLAIETTGLVKTFGSTRAVDGLDLAVPLGGVYGVLGPNGAGKTTAIRMLATLLPLDGGTATVLGHDVASEPDAVRGKVALTGQFASLDEDLTGTENLLLLGRLYGYSRAAARTRSEQLLAAFGLEEAGNRQVKNYSGGMRRRLDIAASIIVTPEMIFLDEPTTGLDPRSRNQVWEIIRALVAGGTTVLLTTQYLDEADQLADRVAVIDHGKVIAEGTTGELKASVGSGALHVRVTDVATRPAAAALLRQVLEVPIMEESDPAALTARIDDATRVSRALPALDDAGIAVSTFALGQPSLDEVFLSLTGRPTEENAS
- a CDS encoding ABC transporter permease, which gives rise to MTSTTDRTGDTATAVADVLQMPGPRPARPTAWSTSLSFGWRALLKIKHVPEQLFDVTMFPIMFTLMFTYLFGGALAGSTSAYVQFLLPGILVQTVVMITMYTGLTLNKDIEKGVFDRFRSLPIWRPSPLVGALLGDVVRYTIASIIVLILGLVLGFRPDGGLVGVVASTGLLLLFSFSLSWIWTMFAMLMRTEQAVMGVSMFILFPLTFASNIFVDPATMPGWLQAFVGVNPISTLVTSIRGLMAGSVEMADLAVVFGWCAGFVVIFGPLTMRLYNRKS
- a CDS encoding SIMPL domain-containing protein, whose translation is MATLEPAERSVTVRGSGIVSAVPDLVRATVTVTATRPAVAAAFEAVSRSTTAVTDVLQGHGVSGPDLATTGLSVHSETTWTEGRGSEVTGYTAATTLQITVRADGASAASPAQVVADCVGAGGDDIRLGGLEFDFADPAALTATARERAWADALAKAEQYASLSHRALGEVLEISEVDTGDVSPRPVVKAFAAADSPIPVERGEKPTRVDVRVRWRLT
- a CDS encoding MarR family winged helix-turn-helix transcriptional regulator, which encodes MSVQADTAQALVDAVFALGRSLRAVVAAGGETPLAPALTSVLFVLAARGECRQNELATDLCVSQSSLSRQISELVEAGYVSRTADPDDKRASRIRVSPNGMDILRETTERRAERLRGMLEGWSQEQALAAVTALTQLSDTFAASVQQRGPRV
- a CDS encoding class I SAM-dependent RNA methyltransferase — protein: MSENWLDRRLELRLGNPGHGGFVVARHEGRVVFVRHGLPGERVTALVTEDRGGSYCRADAIDILDASPERVTPVCPVSGPGGAGCCDFSHASLHVQRDMKSQVVSEQLVRLARVQRDVEVEELPGTGNGTGWRTRVRLAVDQDGRPGYHRHRSSGIVTDLACPQIDAAAYDGVGEGEWRPGSEVQIVLDGTGERHVVEIAPPKVSRTGRTSPGRRGAMARRAAGGAPRAERVVVGSGRPVERVGDREWVLAATGFWQAHRGAADTYSAVVADWAGMSAGETAWDLYGGVGVFAAALAGHAGPSGQVESVESSRQAVSDGKAALSDVPQVRFHADRVERAIAGLTAPPRVVVLDPPRAGAGRDVIDAVAAAGAERVVHVGCDPASFARDIGLYLGHGFRLDGLRAFDAFPLTHHVECIALLTR